The genomic region CATTTACCATACTTCCAGGGGAATAACAATCCAATAGACTTGTTATCCTTGTCTTTTGGAATTTTATAATCCACATGGCATTGTGCACAGACGAGGCTACGCATCTCCTGCCTCGTTAATTTATCAGGATCTTTACCAATAGCCTTCAATGCCTCTATTAAGGGCCATCGGTTTATGCGTAAATCCATTGTCTTAGGGTCATGGCAGTCAGCGCAGACAAGACCCATCTCACTGTGTTTTTCAGGGATTTCTTTCCAGACCTCATCATAGGGCTTGCTGAAGTAATCAACCTTTAATCTTTTCTTCAGTTCAGATGCATAGGGGCTTTTGCAGCTTAAGCATACACCTCCTGCCTTTCTGCGAGAGGCATCAATCTTAATCTGGTCTTTTAACGCATCTGTATGTCCATTTGGTTCGTTATACTCAATACCCATCCCCCATCCATCAAAGAGCACAAGCTGGAAGGGCCAGGGGCTTAACCTGTCTTCATTATCATTTCTGTATCTACTGTAACCTTTGGTTTTCTCGCTGTTCTTTAAATAGCTATCATAATGGAGCGGATATACCTTTCCCCACACAGCAGGATCTTTTTCTCCTTCTGGTATGGTTACTGGTGTTGCAACTGTCTGTCCCCTCTGTTCACAGCCAATTGTAAATATGGTTAGAAACAGTAAACAAAAGGCTGCCATTAGATAATTTCTCCTCTGCATCGTTCTTTCTCCTTAGATTTAATTTTGAATTTTGAATTTTTATCAATATCCATGAGCAACTCCTCTATGGCATTCCCAGCATTTCCTTTCACCGTTGTGAAGAATATTTTCCACGAGTGGCTCGTGGCACTTCACACAATTACCCATAACAGTATCCTCACCGTGCTTTGAGATTCTGATAAGCACAGAGTCTTTGTTGAGCAGATATGCATAGCCATGATAAATGCCATCCCTTGTCTTACCTGCTAATTCTGTAACCATGCTCTGCTGTGGCAAATGGCAGTCATTACAGCCAGCCCAGTTTCTGTGGGCTGAGTGAGACCAGTTTTGATATTCCCCTTTCATTACATGACAGGAGACACAGAATTCAGGTTTATTTGTGTAAACCCATGCCTTTCTTGCAGCAAGTGGAATAAGCGGGACAGATATAACACCTGTAACAACAACTACCAATAATATCTTGGAAGGTATCCCAAGTGGCTTTTTTCTTACTACCTTCATAACCTTGTTTCCCTATCATGACGACAGAATAACTCATTAAATCTTTTGCATAGAATCGGAGAACTGTCTTTCCCTCGCATGTTCCAATGCGAGTTTATAAAGGAGCTTAAAATCATTTTCAGTGATATCTATATAGGTCTTTATTTTCTTGAAGGCAGCCCTTATATCTTCATCTGTAATCTTAATTTCTCTACAGTCCTTTTGCATGATACCTCCATTTAAATAGCTTTTTCTCCGGCTTCTCTGGTGCGTATTCTTACGGTATCCAGTACATCAAGGATAAAGATTTTCCCATCACCGATACTGCCTGTGGCTGCACAAGAAGAAATCACATCTATAGCTTTCTCAACCTGGTCGTCCTGAACGATCACCCAGATCATCTGTTTCGGCAAAATATTGTAGTGTGTCGAGCCAACCTGGAGACCCTTCTGCTGTCCCCGGCCCATTACCATTGCAGTGGTAAGACTGCTAAAACCAGATTTTTCTAATGTCTGCTCCACCTCTTTAAATTTTTCTGTTCGGATTATAGCTTGAATCATTTTCATACACTCACCTAAAACCCTTTTGTTATTGAACACCACTAAAATTTTTTGTAAGGAAGAAATTTCCCATTAAAGGTAAGAACAATCCTATCGCCTTTTGGGTCTTCTACCTTCTTTATATCCATTTCAAAATCTATCGCGCTCATTATTCCATCACCGAACATTTCGTGTATAAGCTCTTTAATCGTGGATCCGTATACCTGTATTAGTTCATAAAATCTGTAAATAGTGGGGTCTACAGGGACAGGACTTTCCAATGCCCCCCGCATTGGATATTGATGTAATGCGGCTGAAACTTCAGGGCTAAGATCTAAAGCTTTAACAGATGCATCTGCTTCTTCTTTTGACATAGGATGTTGCCCGAGAAGGGCAGCTGTAGTCCAGATTTTATGCCGTCCTACTTTTTTAGCTATCTCCTCCCATGTTAATCCCCTTTTTTGTTTGGCCTCAATAATGAGCCTTGTTGCTTCTTCTCGTGTCATGACAAACCTCCTTTTAAAATGAATTTAATGGGGGCTTGAGAAAATACTGCCCCAAAACTTGTTCTTAAACCTCACAAAACCTTTTTTAAATGATTGCCTTCTCCACGATTTTTATGAGCACGCTCTACCAAAAAGTGGATGATATGGTTTCTGATTACATAGTAAGAAGAGTGTTCAATTATAGTGACTCTACTTCGTGGTCTTGGTATCGCTACATCCACAGATTCTACTATCTCGGCTTCTGATCCAGCACTCATGAGCAATATACGGTCGGATAGGAGAATTGCCTCATCCACATCATGGGTTACCATAAAGACGGTGCTGCCTGTTTCACTCCACATGCGCACAAGTTCTTCTTGAATTGCACCCCTTGTCAATGCGTCAATCTGGGCAAAAGGCTCATCCAGGAGGAGTATTTTTGGCTCAACGGAAAAGGCACGGGCAAGACCAACACGCTGTCTCATACCGCCTGAAAGGGCAACCGGTTTTTTATCTTCTGCTCCATTCAGGCCAACCATATCTATGTACCTTTGCACCCAGTCATTAACTCTTTTATGATCCCAATCTTTATGGGCAGCAGTAATAGCAATCTTAATATTTTCATATGCTGACATCCACGGCAGAAGGGCGAAATTCTGAAACACAACCATGCGGTCAAGGCCTGGCCCATTAATCCTTCTTCCATCAAGTTCAACCTGTCCAGCAAAGGGTTTGTCTAAACCTGCGATAATGTTTAAGAGAGTAGATTTGCCACAGCCTGAATGACCAACAATGGTCACAAATTCACCTTTCTGCATCTCAAAAGAGACATCTTTGAAAACACACTGCAATCTCTTCTCATCCGTACTCGGGAAATATTTTGTTAAATTTTGAATTCTCAAAAACGACATTATTTTAGCCTATTAATCAGCATACGCAATACGTTTAGCAATCTTGTTGAGAACGATATCAATAACAACCCCAACTAAACCAATTAAAAGGATAGCAAAGATAACACTTGTTAAGGACAGGTTGTTCCATTCATTCCATACAAAATAACCGAGACCAAACGAACCCAGCAGTGCCTCTGCAGGGACAATGGCAACCCATGCACTTCCCATAGAAATCCGCATCCCTGCTACAATGGTTGGTCCTGCCGCAGGCAAAATCACCCGAAAGAGTCGGTTGAACCAGTTCAGTTGTAAAATCTTGGACACATTTATATAGTCTTTTTTTATATTTGATACGCCAAAAGAGGTATTGGCAAGCGTAGGCCAGAGGCTCGCCATAAAAACAACCAACAGCGCGGTAACACCACTGTGCTTCACACTGTACAGCAGAAGAGGCATCCAGGCAATGGGCGAAATTGATTTCAGTATCTGTATATAAGGGTTGACTGCTTTATAGATAGTGTTATTCAAACCGAATATGACACCAAAAATAATAGCAACCATAACCCCACCACCAAAACCCAATATCAGGCGTCCTATACTGTATAAGGTTAAAATGCCTACACCTTTGTCATTAGGTCCTTTATCATAAAAGGGATTTAAAAGGAGCTCTTTTGCTGTTTTTGCCACAGGCAAGGGTCCAGGAAGTCCTCTGCCTGCTGAGCCAGCAGTGAGAAGATGCCACGCACCAACAAAAATCACCAGCATTCCCAGGCTCAAAACCAACCAATTTTTCTGTTTTAATAAGAATGTCATTTCCCCTCCTATCTTTCCCGTTTTATAGCAAAATCTTTTAGATATTCAAATGACTTTGCAGGGTCAAATACTTTTCCCAAAATTGTATGCTTCTTGTAGGTTGTCTTTGGTGCCTTGTATCCTAATTCACGCATATATTTCGCACAATCAGTGGCAAGGAAAACCTCTTCAGCTATCTTTTTGTAGTTAACATCACCCTTTATGTAGCCCCATCTCTTCATCTGAGTCAGTATCCATACTGCCATGGAGTGCCAGGGGAAAGGATCAAAGTCTATGCGGTCAGGGACATTCAGGTAATTACCTAAACCATCAGGGAATTTTCCTGTAAGAACCTGCTTTATCACTTCCACGGGCTGGTTTAGATAGTTGCGAGGGGCAATCGCCTCAGTAATACTTTCACGATTTTCAGCCCTGTGGGCATAATGGGTAGCATCCACAATAGCCTTAAATACTGCCTTAAAGGAATTTGGCATCGTTGTAGCAAATTCTTTTGAGGTTGCAAAGGCACAGCATGGATGCCCAGGCCATATATCTTTTGATAATTTAAATATGAATCCAACACCTTCATATACTGCCCTTTGATTGAATGGATCAGGTGCTAAATATCCATCGACATTCCCGGCCTTTAGGTTTGCCACCATCTCCGGAGGTGGAACTACCCTGATTTTTACATCCCTGTCAGGGTCAACGCCACCTTCAGCTAAAAAGTATCGCAACAGGAAGTTATGCATTGAATAATCAAACGGCACGCAGAAGGTAAACCCCTTCATATCTTTAGCAGTTTTTACCCCTTTGTGCTTTATATGAAGTATGATAGCCTGTCCGTTAATATTTTCAACAGCAGGCATATAAAAGGGAACGGACTGTGAACCAGCTCCTACGGTAATTGCAAGGGGCATGGGTGATAGCATATGGGTGCAATCCACCTGTTTGGCAATTGCCCAGTCGCGAATCATAGCCCACCCCGAAGCCTTTACTACCTCTGTACCTTTAAGACCGTATTTTTCGTAAAATCCCATTGGATGGGCCATAATTATTGGAATAGCACAGGTTATAGGGATAAAACCAATTTTTAAAGCTGTTTTTCCCAGAGGCCCCGTAGCCTCCTTCGCCCATGCCTTGACTTTTTTTAGAGGGAGTAAATCAGAGATAATAGCTAATGCAGTAGCGGATCCTACAACTTTCATGAATTCACGCCGACTTATTTCATCTCCTCCAAATAGCGCTCTAACAACAGAGCTTTCTACAGCACGATCAATGATATCTTCCTTAGTTATTACAGGGCGTGACTCCTTTTCAGTTTTACTGTTACATAAGCATTGCGAGTGTGACAAAGAGACTTCCGGATCGAATGGATCTGCTAAACTTTTTACCGTTGAAACAATATCATGGTCTTTATTTTTATCTTTGTGTTTCATATAAATCTCCTCCTTCTCTAATATCTTCAACCTTATCCTTCAGCGAACTCGGTTCTTCATTTCTAATATGCCAGAATCATGCCAATATATGTACCATTGATTTATAAGGAAATTTGAAGAAAACTGATGCTACATTTTTGTAAGTTGATACAATTTTGTAGGTTATAATTAATCCTAAAATTCTTTTTCGTTAATCGTTTATTTTCTTGACATTCCAGTTAAGTGGAAAGTTTATAATAAGAACATGAAAAGATTCTTTATTGGAGATATAGCTAAGAGATTTGGTCTGAACCAGAGAACCCTCAGGTATTATGAGACGATTGGACTTTTACCAAAGGTAGGAAGGACAGAGAGCGGTTATAGAATTTATACCGATGAAACATATAGAAGGCTGGAGTTCATCCTAAAGGCTAAATCCATCGGTCTTAAGCTCGATGAGATTAAAGAGATATTACTTCTTCATGATAAAGGTGAGATCCCGTGTGAATGTACGAAGGATTTTATCAAAAGTAAAATTAAAGAGATTGAGGAAAAAATCACTGCCCTCACAGAGTTAAAAACAAAATTATCTGAGGTACTTAGAACTAAAACACATAGAAAAGCACCGGTCTCAATATGCCCTATAATTGAAGATTCTGAAAAAACACTTGACTCTCCATCCAACTGGATAGTTTAAGCTGTGTTTAGAAAGGAGGTGATGGAGATGTCAAGGAAGAGAAAGGTAGAAGTCTTTACAGGAGGATGTCCTCTTTGCGATGAGACAGTCAGACTTGTGAAGAAGATTTCCTGCCCGAGTTGCGATATGACAGTTTATAATTTAAATGAGAAAGGGATGGATAAGGCAAGGGAATATGGCATTAACTCTGTGCCAACTGTAGTTGTGGATGGAAAGATTCTGGATTGCTGTGTAAGGAGAAAGCCTACAGAGGTTGACCTTAAAGCAGCCGGCATAGGAACACCACTTTAATCCACGCTCTATTGCACTTGTTCCTGACAAAACTTTTTCACTTGTTCTTTCTGGCAACTTTCCGTGGAATATTCAGATGAAGTACATGAGAACAAAATAAATCTTACGTGAAGTCAGGAGCAAGTGCCTCTATGACAGTCATAGAAGTGTTCTCATAGAGCACATGCTGTCTTTATTAAAATATAACATTAAGGCATGCGTCTGTGATGGCTGAAACGATGACAAGACCCTCTCTATTAATCACAAATCTCTCTCTTGAAGCAAGAATGAAATCCTGAAAATCACCTGCCTGAGTTATCCATAAAATTCCTTCATCGCATGAAATCTTCAATTCCCTGCCGTTTTCTATTCTCAGCAGCGAATCATGTTTCATGCATACTCTAAGGGTGTTTTCCCCTACCCTGCAAATAGTTCCGGAGAATTTATCTCCTGGTCTGATATTGGAATTAACCTGTCTCATGCATTAAGTCTAATGCCTGACAAAATAAAATTACAGATTCAAATATTTATTTTTGTTACCATAACAGTTATCATATTAAAAAACTGTTATGCCTTACTTTTATGAGAACTGTTACTTGTAAACAGCCTCTGCGAGATATAAAATAAAGTAAATCCACATACGAGGAAATGGGATGAAAGAACCTGCTTTATATGAAAAGGTGGCGAATGAGATAACCAATCTTATTAAAAAAGGGACTTTCCGTCCTGGAGAACGCATCCCGTCGGTAAGGCAACTGCATAAACAACTACAGGTCAGCATTTCAACGGTTATGGAGGCATACCGACTTCTCGAAGATCATGGCATGATAGAATGTCGTCCTCAGTCAGGATACTATGTAATTTCCCTGCCTGCATCTACCTCATTGGAGATAGATGCATCAAAGCCTTCGCCAAAACCAACAAAGGTAAGCGTCAACGAACTGATTATGATGATTCTTAAGGACGGACGCAATCCTGACCTCATTCAACTGGGAGCAGCCATACCCAATCCTGAGCTTTTGCCCGTTGAGAGAATCAACCGCGCCCTTTCTGTAGTTACACGGCGTTATAGAATCAGAAACATATTGTATGAGTTTTCTCCCGGCTGTGAGGAACTGAGGGTTCAGATTGCGCGGCGTGCATTGACTTCAGGATGCACCATCACTCCGGATGATATCATTATCACTTCAGGCTGCCAGGAGGCAATCATGCTCGCACTAATGGTTATCTGTAAGCCTGGAGATACAGTTGCGATTGAGTCGCCGACTTATTACAACTTCCTTCAGGCAATCGAGATACTTGGCCTCAGAGCCATTGAGATACCAGCCCATCCAAGAGATGGTATTAATATTGACACGCTCCGCTACGCCATAGAGCACAATCCCATAAAAGCATGCCTCTTCATTACCAGTTTCAGCAATCCTCTCGGAAGCTGCATGCCGGACGATAAGAAAAAGGATCTCGTGGAAATGCTTTCAGAATACGATATTCCTCTCATTGAGGATGATATCTATGGAGACATATCATTTTCATATCAGAGGCCGAAGACTGCCAAGGCATTTGACCGTAAGGAAATTGTGCTTTTATGTTCATCATTCTCCAAGACCATTGCTCCCGGTTACAGGGTGGGATGGATGGTGCCAGGGAAATTCAAAAATGAGATTGAGCGCCTCAAATCTGTAAGCAATATTGCCACAGCGACCCCAATACAGCTTGCCATAGCCGACTTCCTTGCAGATGGCGGATATGACCATCATTTGAGGAAGATCAGGAGAATATATGCCAGAAATGTAGCTCTTATGTCCGAGGCTGTAAATATGTATTTCCCGGAAGGCACCAGAGTATCCCGTCCGTCAGGAGGGCATGTGCTGTGGGTGGAACTCCCGAAACATATAGATTCCCTTGAACTTTACGAAAAGGCTTTAAAGAAAGGGATCAGCTTTGCCCCTGGCCCTATATTTTCCTCAAGACAAAAGTATCGCAACTTTCTCAGGCTTAATGCAGCAAGCTGGAACGAAGATATAAAGGCTGCGGTCAAAACTCTCGGCTCTCTTGCGGGAAAGAAGTAACGGAGGTATTACAAAATGATAACAAAGGAGTTTGCACAAACTTTTGCACAGGAGTGGATCGAGGAGGCAAAAGGGCTGCTGAGGTAATGTTTTTTAACGAAAACAAAAAGGTAAAAAAGGCTATTGCCTATTATAATGAGGCTTAGATATCTCCTTGCGATAAATTAGAGAGAATAATATTTTATATGATTCTATAAAATCAGGGATACAGCGCAATGGTTCTGGATAATTCTACAAAGGCAGTGGATGCATGGTATCCGAGAAGGGTGGATTATCTGTGAATGTAGTATAGGTCATCTCATTATCAAAAAGTTCTTGACATTTTGTTTCCCAAAGTATATAAGTAGATTAGAATATACTTAAGGAGTAAGCAAATGAAGGTTGAGGCAGAGTCTTTTAAGATCCTTTCGGTAGAAAGTAGAATAAAGATTATTGAAATGCTCAAGGCAGGACCGCTTTCTGTAAATACAATAGCCGAAGCATTAGGAATTAGTCAATCTGCGGTATCCCAGCATCTTCGCATACTAAAGCAGGCAGGTTTAGTTACAGATGAAAGGAAAGGTTATCACATTTACTATTCATTAAACAAAGATAAACTCGACAAATACCAGCAGGAACTGATAAGGGTCTGCACCTGTGGTTGCGAACTTAGTAAAAGAAAACATATCTCAGAGACTAAAGAGGCTTTATTGGAATATAAAAAGCGACTTGAGAAAGAGATAAAACAGGTGAGAAGAAGAATCGCAGAGCTCAAAAAAGAGAAGAGATAATTTATATTTTTTTTCATAAATTATAAGTTAATACTAATAAACTTATACTAAATTTCACATGTGCCAGGAGAATACATCTATAAGTTCCAAAAAGAATTGTAGTTATGAACAGAAATCTGAAAAGGAAATTCTGACCAAGAATAAACTGATTGCACGGTTAAAAGAATATAAAAGGTATTTGGAATCAGAGCTTGTAATCGTTAATAGCAAGTTAGAAGTAAAGGATACTGCCAAGAAAGGAGGTGGATAAATATGTCAGATACTAAGAAAGACACTAAGAAAAAAAGTGGAACATTAGACAAAGTCATACATGAAATCAAGACATCAGATTGTGGATGCGATTGTGGTTGCGTTCCACCGATCAAAAAGTAGTGGAGGATTAGAGGAGAGGGGGATAAAAGACTAAATCCCCTCTCCTTCTACACAGACAACTCTTAATCATAGGAATGTCCGAAGATATGCCTGAATCCCCTTTGTTCATCAAGGATAAATAATGAAAATCTATCAGGGTTTCATAGAATATTTAGAAAGGCATTAAAGAAATTCTTTGCGGTTTTTTTGAGTTCATGAACTTTTACATCTGTTTCATTTAATATCTTTGCAGGATTAATTTTCCCCTTAAGTTCCTTTACCTCCTCATCGTTTACATCAAACCATTCTTTTATCATGCTTTCTGTAACTTCGATGTGAAACTGGAGGGCATATATCTTTTTTCCAATACGAAATGCCTGATTAGGATAGTTTATTGACGATGCAAGCCTTACAGATCCATCAGGAAGGTCAAAGGTATCNNNNNNNNNNNNNNNNNNNNNNNNNNNNNNNNNNNNNNNNNNNNNNNNNNNNNNNNNNNNNNNNNNNNNNNNNNNNNNNNNNNNNNNNNNNNNNNNNNNNATCTTTCATGCCATCTTCTGTCACATTGATCTCATACCATCCGATCTCTTTTACATCTCCAGGATAGACCCTTGCCCCTGATGCCTCTGCTATGAGCTGGGAACCAAGGCAGATGCCGATGGCAGGAAAATCTTCTGCTATTGCCTTTTTAATAAGCCTTATTTCATCCCTGAGAAATGGATACCTGTTTTCTTCATAGACTCCCATAGGACCTCCCATAACAACAAGTCCCCTATATCCATCAAGGTTATCAGGAACCCTGTCTCCTTCCCAGAGCCTTACGGTCTTATGTCCGATGTCCTTTTTCTTCAGGACATCCTCAAAGACCCCTATTCCCTCACTTTTAACATGCTGGAGAACAAGAAACATTTCTTTAGTCATTTTTTCACCCCTTTATTTTTCATTTTAACAAACCTTATAGAGCTTTTTCCATTTGTTTAATATGATGTAAATCATTGAAATTTTCTTGGCAGATAGATTATTGTATAATAAAATGACATTTTGAGAGGTAAAGATGTTAAAGGAAAGTTGTCCTGGAAGCGAAAGGATAAAAAAACCAGCACCAGAGGATATAAAATGTCGCCTCTGCGGGGAAACGGTTGAGATATGGTCTGACGAAGTAGAAGCAAGGTGTAAAAGGTGTGGCTTTATAAACTCGAGGGTCCCTGAACCCTCGTGTATTGACTGGTGTCCAGTAGCAAGACAGTGTGTTGGGGATGAAAAATACGAGAGGCTTAGGACCAAATAATCAGTTCCATACCACCTAAAACCTCTAAAAATCTTCCCTTTCTTTTCTTTTTCCTGTAACGGTTAGAATTTGCATCTTTTTGGGAAATCATAGGGGAAATCTTAGGGACACTGAGCTTGTCTAAAAACTCTTTTTCAATTTCTGAGCTAACAGAACCTTTTTTCATAAAAGTATCAAAAGTCCCCCATCCTTTTAATCTTACTCTAAGGCTGGCAGCATCCGTTCCTTTCTCATTATCGCTGCCGTAATCTTTAACAGGTTGTGGGCTGTTGCTGCTATCTTCCATTCAATCCTTACCTTCTCTAATCCCCTCAGAAGAAACTGGCTGAATCCACCCCTCGTTTTTATCTGGCCGAAGACTGGTTCCACCAAACATTTTCGTTTCCCGTAAATCGCTCTGCCTTCAGCGGTATTTATCTTTTCTCTCATTCGCTCTCTATACTCTTCATACATTACTAGGTACATTAATAGGGACAGCCAGGCTGTCCCTATTTTGTTGTCCCCTGGTTTATTAGTATATACATAGCCGATTTTAT from Nitrospirota bacterium harbors:
- the nrfH gene encoding cytochrome c nitrite reductase small subunit — protein: MKVVRKKPLGIPSKILLVVVVTGVISVPLIPLAARKAWVYTNKPEFCVSCHVMKGEYQNWSHSAHRNWAGCNDCHLPQQSMVTELAGKTRDGIYHGYAYLLNKDSVLIRISKHGEDTVMGNCVKCHEPLVENILHNGERKCWECHRGVAHGY
- a CDS encoding P-II family nitrogen regulator, with the protein product MKMIQAIIRTEKFKEVEQTLEKSGFSSLTTAMVMGRGQQKGLQVGSTHYNILPKQMIWVIVQDDQVEKAIDVISSCAATGSIGDGKIFILDVLDTVRIRTREAGEKAI
- the cynS gene encoding cyanase → MTREEATRLIIEAKQKRGLTWEEIAKKVGRHKIWTTAALLGQHPMSKEEADASVKALDLSPEVSAALHQYPMRGALESPVPVDPTIYRFYELIQVYGSTIKELIHEMFGDGIMSAIDFEMDIKKVEDPKGDRIVLTFNGKFLPYKKF
- a CDS encoding ABC transporter ATP-binding protein encodes the protein MSFLRIQNLTKYFPSTDEKRLQCVFKDVSFEMQKGEFVTIVGHSGCGKSTLLNIIAGLDKPFAGQVELDGRRINGPGLDRMVVFQNFALLPWMSAYENIKIAITAAHKDWDHKRVNDWVQRYIDMVGLNGAEDKKPVALSGGMRQRVGLARAFSVEPKILLLDEPFAQIDALTRGAIQEELVRMWSETGSTVFMVTHDVDEAILLSDRILLMSAGSEAEIVESVDVAIPRPRSRVTIIEHSSYYVIRNHIIHFLVERAHKNRGEGNHLKKVL
- a CDS encoding ABC transporter permease subunit; this translates as MTFLLKQKNWLVLSLGMLVIFVGAWHLLTAGSAGRGLPGPLPVAKTAKELLLNPFYDKGPNDKGVGILTLYSIGRLILGFGGGVMVAIIFGVIFGLNNTIYKAVNPYIQILKSISPIAWMPLLLYSVKHSGVTALLVVFMASLWPTLANTSFGVSNIKKDYINVSKILQLNWFNRLFRVILPAAGPTIVAGMRISMGSAWVAIVPAEALLGSFGLGYFVWNEWNNLSLTSVIFAILLIGLVGVVIDIVLNKIAKRIAYAD
- a CDS encoding CmpA/NrtA family ABC transporter substrate-binding protein translates to MKHKDKNKDHDIVSTVKSLADPFDPEVSLSHSQCLCNSKTEKESRPVITKEDIIDRAVESSVVRALFGGDEISRREFMKVVGSATALAIISDLLPLKKVKAWAKEATGPLGKTALKIGFIPITCAIPIIMAHPMGFYEKYGLKGTEVVKASGWAMIRDWAIAKQVDCTHMLSPMPLAITVGAGSQSVPFYMPAVENINGQAIILHIKHKGVKTAKDMKGFTFCVPFDYSMHNFLLRYFLAEGGVDPDRDVKIRVVPPPEMVANLKAGNVDGYLAPDPFNQRAVYEGVGFIFKLSKDIWPGHPCCAFATSKEFATTMPNSFKAVFKAIVDATHYAHRAENRESITEAIAPRNYLNQPVEVIKQVLTGKFPDGLGNYLNVPDRIDFDPFPWHSMAVWILTQMKRWGYIKGDVNYKKIAEEVFLATDCAKYMRELGYKAPKTTYKKHTILGKVFDPAKSFEYLKDFAIKRER
- a CDS encoding heavy metal-responsive transcriptional regulator; this encodes MKRFFIGDIAKRFGLNQRTLRYYETIGLLPKVGRTESGYRIYTDETYRRLEFILKAKSIGLKLDEIKEILLLHDKGEIPCECTKDFIKSKIKEIEEKITALTELKTKLSEVLRTKTHRKAPVSICPIIEDSEKTLDSPSNWIV
- a CDS encoding thioredoxin family protein; its protein translation is MSRKRKVEVFTGGCPLCDETVRLVKKISCPSCDMTVYNLNEKGMDKAREYGINSVPTVVVDGKILDCCVRRKPTEVDLKAAGIGTPL
- a CDS encoding DUF2917 domain-containing protein; its protein translation is MKHDSLLRIENGRELKISCDEGILWITQAGDFQDFILASRERFVINREGLVIVSAITDACLNVIF
- a CDS encoding PLP-dependent aminotransferase family protein is translated as MKEPALYEKVANEITNLIKKGTFRPGERIPSVRQLHKQLQVSISTVMEAYRLLEDHGMIECRPQSGYYVISLPASTSLEIDASKPSPKPTKVSVNELIMMILKDGRNPDLIQLGAAIPNPELLPVERINRALSVVTRRYRIRNILYEFSPGCEELRVQIARRALTSGCTITPDDIIITSGCQEAIMLALMVICKPGDTVAIESPTYYNFLQAIEILGLRAIEIPAHPRDGINIDTLRYAIEHNPIKACLFITSFSNPLGSCMPDDKKKDLVEMLSEYDIPLIEDDIYGDISFSYQRPKTAKAFDRKEIVLLCSSFSKTIAPGYRVGWMVPGKFKNEIERLKSVSNIATATPIQLAIADFLADGGYDHHLRKIRRIYARNVALMSEAVNMYFPEGTRVSRPSGGHVLWVELPKHIDSLELYEKALKKGISFAPGPIFSSRQKYRNFLRLNAASWNEDIKAAVKTLGSLAGKK
- a CDS encoding metalloregulator ArsR/SmtB family transcription factor, with translation MKVEAESFKILSVESRIKIIEMLKAGPLSVNTIAEALGISQSAVSQHLRILKQAGLVTDERKGYHIYYSLNKDKLDKYQQELIRVCTCGCELSKRKHISETKEALLEYKKRLEKEIKQVRRRIAELKKEKR
- a CDS encoding GMP synthase produces the protein DTFDLPDGSVRLASSINYPNQAFRIGKKIYALQFHIEVTESMIKEWFDVNDEEVKELKGKINPAKILNETDVKVHELKKTAKNFFNAFLNIL
- a CDS encoding gamma-glutamyl-gamma-aminobutyrate hydrolase family protein (Members of this family of hydrolases with an active site Cys residue belong to MEROPS family C26.) — translated: MTKEMFLVLQHVKSEGIGVFEDVLKKKDIGHKTVRLWEGDRVPDNLDGYRGLVVMGGPMGVYEENRYPFLRDEIRLIKKAIAEDFPAIGICLGSQLIAEASGARVYPGDVKEIGWYEINVTEDGMKD